In Nocardioides daphniae, the DNA window CCTGATCACCCCCGGCCGCACCGGCGGCGGTGGGCGTCGCTACTCCCACCGCGACATCGAGCTGCTCCGCGAGATCGCCGAGCTGACCGGCGCCGGCATCGGCCTCGAGGGTGTACGCCGCATCCTCGAGCTCGACGCCCGGGCCACCGCACTGGCCGAGGTCAACGCCGACCTGATGGCCGAGCTCCGCGCCACCCGCGAGGCGCTGCGCGAGGCCCAGGCCGCGCTGGCCGCCCGCTCGAGCATGCCCGGCAGCCGGGTTCCGGCGCTGCGGCAGAGCAGCAACGAGTCGTCGCTGGTGGTCTGGCGCCGCCAGCGCTGACGTCGCTGACGGGCCGGCCTGGCTGGCCGGCCGACTCAGGCCTGCCGCATCCCACCGCGCTGCACGTGCGTCAGGTGGAGCGCCCCGTCGAGGAGCGCCCCGCGGCCGTCGGCCCCGCGCAGGTCGGCCCCCAGCAGGTCGGCATCGGTGAGGTCGACCTCTCGCAGGTCGGCACCGATCAGCAGGGCGCCGCGCAGCGAGGCGCCGCGCAGGTCCCGGCCGCGCAGGTCGGCCCCGGCCAGGTCGGCGCGCGCCAGGTCGTCACGCTCGGCCCACCGCTCGGCGGCGGCCCGGCAGACGGCGTCGAAGAGCGGGCGTACGCGGTCGCGCAGCTCGTCCAGGTCGACCGCGAGCAGGTCGTCGACCTCGAGGTGCGTCAGCGCCACCACCTCCTCGACCAGCGGGTCGATCGCGGCGGCGTACGCGTGCCCCGCCCAGTGCCGCCGGTCGCCGTCGAGCAGCGCCACCACCTCGTGGAGCTGCTTCACCACCGACAGCACCGCGGCCATCTCGCCGAGGTTGGTGCCGTTGCGCCACCCCTTCCCGCCGTAGGTCACCTGCGTGACGTGCTGGCCGGCCCCGAAGCAGTCGAAGCGGACGCAGCCGGGCCAGCCCCGGGGGACGAGCTGGTCGTGGATGCCGCACCGGTCGTCGTCCGTCAGGTGGTGGCAGGGGACCCCGCCCGGCTTGTCCGCGCCGAAGCCGTCCGACCGCGAGTAGGGGAGCAGGACGCAGCACAGCCCGGAGCACTGCGAGCAGTCGGCCTGGAGGACGGGCAGGTGCATGCGGCCATCCTCGCAGTCGCGGCGCGCGGCAGGCTCGGGCTGTGGAGGCTCAGGCGTCGAGGGACTTGACCGTCCCGTAGTCCTTCAGCAGCGGGTAGGGACGCACCGGGCGGACGGCGCCGCCCTCGGCCACCTGGATCAGGTGGTCGGCGATCGTGCGGGCGGAGACGCCCTTCACGATGTAGGCCCACGCACCCTCCTGGAGGGCGGCCTCGGTCATGTAGGTGGCGCTGATCGCGGAGCAGACGACCACCTTGGTGGTCGGGCAGTCCTCGTAGATCAGCGGCAGGATCTCCAGCCCACCGATCTCGGGCATGTGGAGGTCGAGCACGACGATGTCGGGCTGCAGCGCCTTGACCATCTCGATGGCGGTCTCGGCGTCGCCGGCGTCACCGGCGATCCGGAAGCCGGCCGACTCGAGGGCGACCCGCAGGACGAAGCGGACCTCCTCGTCGTCGTCGACCACGACGACCGACACCTGGTGGCCGCGAAGGTCGCGCACCATCGCGGGCTTCGGCTCGGGCGCGACCGGCGCCTCGACCGGCGTCGGCTCGGGCGTCGACTTCTTCGTGCTGCGGAACAGCTTCACCTGGGTCCTCCTCTCCCTCGGAGAACGGCCATCTTTTCACGTGGAAACGCTCCGCGTGGCAGGAATCGGACGGTACTACCCGTTCTTGGGGAGATCGCGTCTAGACGTCCTCGCGGTGACGCGTCGAGGGGTCCCGTTCGCCGCGTACGGCACGGTTGTCGGCGATGCGCTGGAGCATCGCGTTGTAGGCCTGCAGCTCGGCGTCGTCGTCGCGGTCGGCCCGCCGGTCGGCCTGCTTCGCGCGCCGCGTGTCGTCGCGGAACCACTGCGCCAGCAGCACGATCGCGACCAGCAGCAGCGGCACCTCGCCCATCGCCCAGGTGAGCCCGCCGCCGAAGGACTGGTCGGCCAGCAGGTCGGTCGCGTAGGGCCGGTCGATCGTCGAGTAGTAGTCGGCGCCGATCAGCTGCGTCGTGCTCATCACGGAGATCGCGAAGAAGGCGTGGAAGGGCGCCACGGCGATCAGCAGCCCGAGCCGACCCAGGTGCGGCAGGCGACGCGGCAGCGGCGAGGAACCGATCAGCACCTCGTAGTAGAGGAAGCCGGCGAGCAGGAAGTGCAGCTCCATCAGGGTGTGGCCCAGGTGGACCGACATCAGCCAGTCGTAGATGCCGGTGAAGTAGATGGCGTAGAGGCTGCCCACGAACATCACGGTCGCGAAGGCGGGGTTGGTCACCACGCGCGACCACCGCGAGTTGAGGAAGGCGACCAGCAGCTGGCGTGGTCCGTCGCCGCCGGGGGAGTCCGGCCCCGGCAGTGCGCGCAGCGCCAGCGTGATCGGCGATCCCAGCACCAGCAGCACCGGCGCCAGCATCGACAGCACCATGTGGCTGCTCATGTGCACGCTGAACATCACGTGCGACCAGACGCCCAGGCCGCCCATCGTGGCGAAGGCGACGGCGACCAGGCCGACGTACCACGCCAGGGTGCGTGCCCACGGCCAACTGTCGCCGCGGCGGCGGAGCGTACGCAGCCCCAGCAGGTAGCCGACCGCCCCGAGGCCGACGACGGCCAGGCCGAGGCCGGAGAGCTGCCAGGTGGTGAGCATCCCGACGAAGGAGGGCTCGGGCGGCATCGGTCCGCCGAGCAGGCGCTCGGCCTTCGAGGAGTAGGGGGTGCCGACCGGCGGCGGGGTGCGCGACAGTGCCACGCCCAGGCCGACGGCCGCCGACATCGCGGCCAGCTCGATCCCGGTCAGCGCCGTGAAGCCGCGCCACGACGGGGCCGTGCCGGTGACGGCGCGCCGCAAACGCACGGCGACGACGCCGAGCAGCGCCAGCACCACGACCTTGGCCAG includes these proteins:
- a CDS encoding heat shock protein transcriptional repressor HspR, whose product is MSGFGVPSPDAAVYVISVAAELTGLHPQTLRTYERMGLITPGRTGGGGRRYSHRDIELLREIAELTGAGIGLEGVRRILELDARATALAEVNADLMAELRATREALREAQAALAARSSMPGSRVPALRQSSNESSLVVWRRQR
- a CDS encoding pentapeptide repeat-containing protein gives rise to the protein MHLPVLQADCSQCSGLCCVLLPYSRSDGFGADKPGGVPCHHLTDDDRCGIHDQLVPRGWPGCVRFDCFGAGQHVTQVTYGGKGWRNGTNLGEMAAVLSVVKQLHEVVALLDGDRRHWAGHAYAAAIDPLVEEVVALTHLEVDDLLAVDLDELRDRVRPLFDAVCRAAAERWAERDDLARADLAGADLRGRDLRGASLRGALLIGADLREVDLTDADLLGADLRGADGRGALLDGALHLTHVQRGGMRQA
- a CDS encoding response regulator, encoding MKLFRSTKKSTPEPTPVEAPVAPEPKPAMVRDLRGHQVSVVVVDDDEEVRFVLRVALESAGFRIAGDAGDAETAIEMVKALQPDIVVLDLHMPEIGGLEILPLIYEDCPTTKVVVCSAISATYMTEAALQEGAWAYIVKGVSARTIADHLIQVAEGGAVRPVRPYPLLKDYGTVKSLDA
- a CDS encoding cytochrome c oxidase assembly protein, with the protein product MSTPAPRSTTPGMLGPVGPGALVALLGLGVMALVLALAGGVESPLPGLPYAGALTAWALPVVLFLGDAAAVVTVAGLVVPLLTAVKLRDGLGGLQRTAVGTARWSATTWLLLTLAEIWLTASDIFAVPVGRVGPGDVSTLLTDFSQGVSLAWQLGLLAALAVGSLLVTTAWRAALALLLALAALVPTLLTGHSASSGSHSTAVVAIGFHVLAAVVWSAGVLALWWHLRADDELRVRAARRFSALAAWCFGLVAASGLISAYVRLDGLAGFVTSGYGRAALAKVVVLALLGVVAVRLRRAVTGTAPSWRGFTALTGIELAAMSAAVGLGVALSRTPPPVGTPYSSKAERLLGGPMPPEPSFVGMLTTWQLSGLGLAVVGLGAVGYLLGLRTLRRRGDSWPWARTLAWYVGLVAVAFATMGGLGVWSHVMFSVHMSSHMVLSMLAPVLLVLGSPITLALRALPGPDSPGGDGPRQLLVAFLNSRWSRVVTNPAFATVMFVGSLYAIYFTGIYDWLMSVHLGHTLMELHFLLAGFLYYEVLIGSSPLPRRLPHLGRLGLLIAVAPFHAFFAISVMSTTQLIGADYYSTIDRPYATDLLADQSFGGGLTWAMGEVPLLLVAIVLLAQWFRDDTRRAKQADRRADRDDDAELQAYNAMLQRIADNRAVRGERDPSTRHREDV